From Candidatus Zixiibacteriota bacterium, the proteins below share one genomic window:
- a CDS encoding 4Fe-4S binding protein gives MGHLVGKDLYRKLGRKIDGLGTRTPWNDAFYSILKELYTSEEAELIVKMPYGLSSINQIMRCTHTDESRLKTVLEGLCEKGLVMDVWINEQYYYTVSPLIVGIFEFTMMRTRGQLNTREWARLFHNYLLESDAFFRTNFSKGQSISPLRILPHEESLDESAYVEILDYEKAEEIIRNAKKLAIGICSCRHEKLHLGEKHCDNPLDTCSSLGHAADHLIKHGMAREVSQSEMLDNLARSKDLGLVLCADNVRKDVSFICHCCGCCCNILLGISRMGFPNVVVSSNYVAQVNPNDCTECGACIEACPINAIDESEDGGCPVVNESLCLGCGVCGLQCPGDSLKLVNRTQRIYYPEDTFERVILQNLDQGTLQNLLFSDTSKITHAFLRGFIGGILKLSPIKRTLLSDTFRSRFISALRHTE, from the coding sequence CTGGGACATCTAGTTGGTAAAGACCTGTATCGCAAACTCGGTCGAAAAATCGATGGTCTGGGGACGCGGACTCCGTGGAATGATGCGTTTTATTCCATATTAAAAGAGTTGTACACCTCGGAAGAAGCCGAACTGATCGTAAAAATGCCTTACGGGTTGTCTTCCATTAATCAAATCATGCGCTGTACTCATACGGACGAATCACGGTTGAAAACCGTCCTTGAAGGATTATGCGAAAAAGGACTCGTGATGGATGTCTGGATCAATGAGCAGTATTACTACACCGTTTCCCCGCTGATCGTTGGAATTTTCGAGTTCACTATGATGCGAACACGAGGTCAGTTGAACACCCGCGAATGGGCTCGCCTGTTTCATAATTATCTGCTCGAAAGCGATGCTTTCTTCCGAACCAACTTCAGCAAGGGTCAGTCAATATCGCCGTTAAGGATACTCCCACACGAGGAGTCCCTCGATGAATCAGCTTATGTCGAGATTCTGGACTACGAGAAAGCGGAAGAGATTATCAGAAATGCGAAAAAGCTGGCAATAGGGATCTGTTCATGCAGACACGAGAAACTGCATTTAGGCGAGAAGCACTGCGACAACCCACTCGATACCTGTTCGAGTCTTGGTCATGCCGCCGACCATCTCATTAAACACGGCATGGCCAGGGAAGTGTCACAATCGGAGATGCTCGATAACCTGGCAAGATCGAAAGATCTAGGACTCGTTCTGTGCGCAGATAATGTCCGCAAGGACGTTTCATTTATCTGTCACTGCTGCGGTTGTTGCTGCAACATTCTGCTCGGCATCAGCCGTATGGGTTTTCCCAACGTGGTCGTAAGTTCGAACTATGTCGCGCAGGTGAATCCAAATGACTGTACCGAATGCGGGGCGTGTATCGAGGCTTGTCCGATAAATGCAATTGACGAGAGCGAGGATGGCGGTTGTCCTGTCGTGAATGAATCGCTGTGTTTGGGTTGTGGCGTCTGCGGATTACAATGTCCCGGTGATTCACTGAAACTCGTAAACCGCACTCAAAGGATCTACTACCCGGAGGATACGTTCGAGCGTGTTATTCTGCAGAATCTGGATCAAGGGACACTTCAAAATCTGTTATTTAGCGATACCTCCAAAATAACTCACGCCTTCCTCAGGGGATTCATTGGGGGCATTTTGAAACTCTCACCGATCAAACGCACCCTTCTCAGTGATACCTTCAGATCGCGTTTCATTTCAGCCTTGAGACACACAGAGTAG